The Benincasa hispida cultivar B227 chromosome 11, ASM972705v1, whole genome shotgun sequence genome has a segment encoding these proteins:
- the LOC120091737 gene encoding nucleolar protein dao-5-like isoform X1 → MDAVGTDHDRRFCRLSLIDFASEDDFLLPSPSCDLHDVNSLDITKEDEEHDSMRQLGTVDSSRIEERNDAFEQREDEPQLLSSSEPEGIRRNGKYNLRKSLAWDSAFFTSAGFLDPEELTSMMAPVGRSEKRALPIISEDVQKSSDSISTLESEIMPLESIEGNLFEDVRASIQKSSRIVGKANSRTKVGSGRQEAEKPPSQGRLDLTSQNKMKDRSASSKLNDGLQGPGRTIKQNSTQPRAGQQLKAVGRLPPNSVSTKRPSLGHNPRATAKDGTISGAGPADRRDSVSLRTTAHRPARISSAAKSEQKTSSQVSTSSSDKVGKSSSKDVRKKTESKALPSSGTQKTPSQVASKVTSPIGKSRLSSKFSSGISPASSISEWSTGSSSNSTLEQRSNSPRVRLQSISSKIISTDSDASHDGRNHPGGPHTQTTGLLSQSVKKTSSQSSVPPASMKPSGLRLPSPKIGYFDGGKTSSMKSNPAVPGGMTKIGAGNGSTNGGQSKAKPSKLQPARMLPKSTTRGNTHPNMNMKSRKPSATKMSKINEIDQEVEELCREGSKADLHDSDACAEGYRNSGALREKMIKENEACSNTNETTTANSNGEPNNSSLNFQT, encoded by the exons ATGGACGCCGTAGGTACCGATCACGATCGCCGTTTTTGCCGTCTCAGCCTCATCGATTTCGCCTCCGAGGATGATTTCCTCCTCCCTTCTCCTTCCTGCGACCTCCACGACGTCAATTCTTTAG ACATTACAAAGGAGGACGAGGAACATGATAGTATGAGACAATTAGGGACCGTAGATTCTAGCAGAATAGAGGAGAGAAACGATGCCTTCGAACAGAGAGAGGATGAACCTCAATTACTCTCATCTTCGGAACCGGAAGGGATCAGAAGAAATGGAAAGTATAACTTGCGTAAGAGTTTAGCATGGGATAGCGCTTTCTTCACTAGTGCAG GGTTTCTGGATCCTGAGGAGTTAACTAGCATGATGGCACCCGTAGGCAGGAGTGAAAAACGTGCATTACCCATAATTTCAGAAGATGTTCAGAAATCCTCAGATTCAATTTCTACGTTGGAAAGTGAAATTATGCCATTGGAAAGCATTGAGGGCAATTTATTCGAAGATGTAAGGGCTTCAATTCAGAAATCTAGTAGAATAGTTGGGAAGGCTAACTCAAGAACTAAAGTTGGATCCGGGCGACAGGAAGCAGAAAAACCGCCAT CTCAAGGACGGCTTGATCTTACTTCACAAAATAAG ATGAAGGACAGGTCTGCATCCAGCAAGCTAAATGATGGGTTGCAAGGACCTGGGAGAACTATTAAGCAGAATTCTACTCAACCACGCGCTGGACAG CAATTGAAGGCAGTTGGCAGGCTTCCTCCCAACTCAGTATCAACAAAGAGGCCTTCCCTTGGCCATAATCCTAGAGCCACTGCAAAGGATGGTACTATAAGTGGTGCAGGACCTGCAG ATCGGCGGGATTCAGTTAGTCTTAGAACTACTGCACATAGGCCTGCCCGAATTTCAAGTGCAGCCAAGAGTGAGCAGAAGACTTCCTCTCAAGTTTCTACAAGTTCATCTGACAAGGTTGGAAAATCTTCCTCCAAAGATGTAAGAAAGAAAACAGAGTCTAAGGCTTTACCTTCCTCTGGTACCCAAAAAACACCATCCCAAGTTGCATCAAAGGTCACAAGTCCTATTGGGAAATCTCGTCTCTCTTCTAAGTTTTCTTCAGGAATATCACCTGCTAGCTCTATCAGTGAGTGGTCAACGGGGTCATCATCAAATTCCACTCTTGAACAACGATCAAATAGCCCAAGAGTCCGGCTTCAGTCTATTTCAAGCAAAATAATCTCTACAGACAGTGATGCATCTCATGATGGCAGAAACCATCCTGGTGGACCCCATACTCAGACTACTGGTTTGCTGTCTCAATCAGTAAAGAAAACTTCTTCACAATCTTCTGTACCTCCTGCTTCAATGAAGCCTTCGGGCCTTCGATTGCCATCACCTAAAATCGGATACTTTGATGGG GGGAAAACATCTAGCATGAAATCTAATCCGGCTGTACCCGGTGGCATGACTAAGATTGGAGCTGGAAATGGCAGCACAAATGGAGGCCAAAGTAAGGCCAAACCTTCAAAGCTCCAACCTGCAAGAATGTTGCCCAAGAGCACAACTCGTGGTAATACTCATCctaatatgaatatgaaatcTCGTAAACCTTCTGCAACTAAGATGTCCAAAATAAACGAGATTGACCAAGAAGTCGAGGAGCTTTGTCGTGAAGGATCAAAAGCCGATTTGCACGATTCAGATGCATGTGCAGAAGGTTATAGGAATTCTGGCGCTTTGAGGGAGAAGATGATCAAAGAAAATGAAGCTTGCAGTAACACAAATGAAACAACGACAGCTAACTCTAACGGAGAACCTAACAACAGCTCACTGAACTTCCAGACTTAA
- the LOC120091737 gene encoding protein ENL-like isoform X2 encodes MDAVGTDHDRRFCRLSLIDFASEDDFLLPSPSCDLHDVNSLDITKEDEEHDSMRQLGTVDSSRIEERNDAFEQREDEPQLLSSSEPEGIRRNGKYNLRKSLAWDSAFFTSAGFLDPEELTSMMAPVGRSEKRALPIISEDVQKSSDSISTLESEIMPLESIEGNLFEDVRASIQKSSRIVGKANSRTKVGSGRQEAEKPPSQGRLDLTSQNKMKDRSASSKLNDGLQGPGRTIKQNSTQPRAGQAVGRLPPNSVSTKRPSLGHNPRATAKDGTISGAGPADRRDSVSLRTTAHRPARISSAAKSEQKTSSQVSTSSSDKVGKSSSKDVRKKTESKALPSSGTQKTPSQVASKVTSPIGKSRLSSKFSSGISPASSISEWSTGSSSNSTLEQRSNSPRVRLQSISSKIISTDSDASHDGRNHPGGPHTQTTGLLSQSVKKTSSQSSVPPASMKPSGLRLPSPKIGYFDGGKTSSMKSNPAVPGGMTKIGAGNGSTNGGQSKAKPSKLQPARMLPKSTTRGNTHPNMNMKSRKPSATKMSKINEIDQEVEELCREGSKADLHDSDACAEGYRNSGALREKMIKENEACSNTNETTTANSNGEPNNSSLNFQT; translated from the exons ATGGACGCCGTAGGTACCGATCACGATCGCCGTTTTTGCCGTCTCAGCCTCATCGATTTCGCCTCCGAGGATGATTTCCTCCTCCCTTCTCCTTCCTGCGACCTCCACGACGTCAATTCTTTAG ACATTACAAAGGAGGACGAGGAACATGATAGTATGAGACAATTAGGGACCGTAGATTCTAGCAGAATAGAGGAGAGAAACGATGCCTTCGAACAGAGAGAGGATGAACCTCAATTACTCTCATCTTCGGAACCGGAAGGGATCAGAAGAAATGGAAAGTATAACTTGCGTAAGAGTTTAGCATGGGATAGCGCTTTCTTCACTAGTGCAG GGTTTCTGGATCCTGAGGAGTTAACTAGCATGATGGCACCCGTAGGCAGGAGTGAAAAACGTGCATTACCCATAATTTCAGAAGATGTTCAGAAATCCTCAGATTCAATTTCTACGTTGGAAAGTGAAATTATGCCATTGGAAAGCATTGAGGGCAATTTATTCGAAGATGTAAGGGCTTCAATTCAGAAATCTAGTAGAATAGTTGGGAAGGCTAACTCAAGAACTAAAGTTGGATCCGGGCGACAGGAAGCAGAAAAACCGCCAT CTCAAGGACGGCTTGATCTTACTTCACAAAATAAG ATGAAGGACAGGTCTGCATCCAGCAAGCTAAATGATGGGTTGCAAGGACCTGGGAGAACTATTAAGCAGAATTCTACTCAACCACGCGCTGGACAG GCAGTTGGCAGGCTTCCTCCCAACTCAGTATCAACAAAGAGGCCTTCCCTTGGCCATAATCCTAGAGCCACTGCAAAGGATGGTACTATAAGTGGTGCAGGACCTGCAG ATCGGCGGGATTCAGTTAGTCTTAGAACTACTGCACATAGGCCTGCCCGAATTTCAAGTGCAGCCAAGAGTGAGCAGAAGACTTCCTCTCAAGTTTCTACAAGTTCATCTGACAAGGTTGGAAAATCTTCCTCCAAAGATGTAAGAAAGAAAACAGAGTCTAAGGCTTTACCTTCCTCTGGTACCCAAAAAACACCATCCCAAGTTGCATCAAAGGTCACAAGTCCTATTGGGAAATCTCGTCTCTCTTCTAAGTTTTCTTCAGGAATATCACCTGCTAGCTCTATCAGTGAGTGGTCAACGGGGTCATCATCAAATTCCACTCTTGAACAACGATCAAATAGCCCAAGAGTCCGGCTTCAGTCTATTTCAAGCAAAATAATCTCTACAGACAGTGATGCATCTCATGATGGCAGAAACCATCCTGGTGGACCCCATACTCAGACTACTGGTTTGCTGTCTCAATCAGTAAAGAAAACTTCTTCACAATCTTCTGTACCTCCTGCTTCAATGAAGCCTTCGGGCCTTCGATTGCCATCACCTAAAATCGGATACTTTGATGGG GGGAAAACATCTAGCATGAAATCTAATCCGGCTGTACCCGGTGGCATGACTAAGATTGGAGCTGGAAATGGCAGCACAAATGGAGGCCAAAGTAAGGCCAAACCTTCAAAGCTCCAACCTGCAAGAATGTTGCCCAAGAGCACAACTCGTGGTAATACTCATCctaatatgaatatgaaatcTCGTAAACCTTCTGCAACTAAGATGTCCAAAATAAACGAGATTGACCAAGAAGTCGAGGAGCTTTGTCGTGAAGGATCAAAAGCCGATTTGCACGATTCAGATGCATGTGCAGAAGGTTATAGGAATTCTGGCGCTTTGAGGGAGAAGATGATCAAAGAAAATGAAGCTTGCAGTAACACAAATGAAACAACGACAGCTAACTCTAACGGAGAACCTAACAACAGCTCACTGAACTTCCAGACTTAA
- the LOC120090413 gene encoding probable DNA helicase MCM8 isoform X2 yields the protein MEQTFSDFNIAGDILDLYFPRTVFTVENGWLNLISQLIFFFSSPAGRHLSSQAIDDGRGIFILSIDFQQFRKICDRREFYIMLEENPKVALKCMSAAIHQVMRTKWVHNLEDVTKILVRLHNYSESMLALKNLKAAYIDKLVSVRGTVVKVSTVKPLVVQMSFDCAKCKSNITRIFPDGKFSPPSFCELDGCKSKTFNPIRSTAEAIDFQKIRLQELTKPDDHEEGRVPRTVECELTEDLVDACIPGDVVTVTGIIRVINNYMDIGGGKSKSKNQGFYYLYLEAVSIKNSKSQSTPEELQDSNSNARATELLDLFSFSPRDLEFIVKFSGECGPDVFRQILQSICPSIYGHELVKGDPGLGKSQLLQAAAAVSPRGIYVCGNATTKAGLTVAVVRDSMTNDYAFEAGAMVLADGGLCCIDEFDKMSAEHQALLEAMEQQCVSIAKAGLVASLSARTSILAAANPVGGHYNRAKTVNENLKMSAALLSRFDLVFILLDKPDEFLDKRVSEHIISLHGGCGERASAAKRLRKDISPLALKNVVTENDGKGDVGSKRESLVSRLRLDKAKDGDFVPLPGQLLRKYIAYARTFVFPRMSKPAADILQKFYLKLRDENTSGDGTPITARQLESLVRLAEARARVDLREEITVQDAMDVVEIMKESLYDKYVDEHGVLDFGRSGGMSKQKEAKRFLSALNKQSELQQKDCFSISEIYSLADKIGLRVPDIDTFIENLNSVGYLLKKGPKTFQVLSSSYTSQSTRSRG from the exons ATGGAGCAAACGTTTTCAGACTTCAACATTGCTGGAGATATCTTGGATTTATACTTTCCCCGAACTGTCTTCACTGTCGAAAATGGATGGCTTAACCTCATTTCTCagctcattttctttttctcttctccgGCAGGTCGACATCTCTCTTCACAG GCTATCGATGATGGTCGTGGCATCTTTATTTTGTCAATTGACTTTCAACAGTTCCGGAAGATTTGCGATCGACGTGAGTTTTACATAATGCTAGAGGAAAATCCTAAAGTTGCTCTCAAATGTATGAGTGCTGCAATTCATCAG GTAATGAGGACCAAGTGGGTGCACAATTTAGAAGATGTCACAAAAATTCTAGTCCGATTGCACAACTATTCGGAATCTATGCTTGCTTTGAAGAACTTGAAGGCCGCATATATTG ACAAGCTTGTATCAGTGCGTGGTACTGTTGTTAAAGTTAGCACTGTGAAGCCCTTGGTGGTGCAAATGAGCTTTGATTGTGCAAAGTGTAAAAGCAATATTACACGCATCTTTCCTGATGGTAAGTTTTCGCCTCCATCGTTTTGTGAGTTGGATGGGTGTAAAAGCAAAACATTCAATCCTATTCGATCGACCGCTGAAGCAATCGACTTTCAAAAAATACG ATTGCAAGAACTCACTAAACCTGATGATCATGAAGAAGGCAGGGTGCCTCGAACTGTAGAATGTGAACTGACTGAAGACCTAGTTGACGCATGCATCCCTGGAGATGTTGTCACTGTTACTGGGATTATAAGAGTAATTAATAATTACATGGATATTGGAGGAG GAAAATCGAAGAGCAAAAACCAAGGATTTTACTATTTGTATCTGGAGGCCGTTTCAATAAAAAATTCCAAGTCACAGTCTACACCTGAGGAGTTGCAAGATTCCAATTCTAATGCAAGAGCAACCGAGTTGCTCGATTTATTCTCATTCTCCCCAAGAGATTTGGAATTTATTGTGAAATTCTCTGGGGAATGTGGTCCGGATGTCTTCCGTCAAATACTTCAATCCATTTGCCCATCCATCTATGGACATGAACTTGTTAAAG GTGATCCTGGACTTGGCAAAAGTCAACTACTGCAAGCGGCTGCAGCTGTTTCTCCACGTGGTATTTATGTTTGTGGTAATGCAACAACCAAGGCCGGCCTAACTGTAGCTGTTGTGAGGGATTCCATGACAAATGACTATGCTTTTGAGGCTG GGGCTATGGTACTTGCAGATGGTGGATTATGTTGCATAGATGAGTTCGATAAAATGTCTGCAGAACATCAG GCCCTACTGGAAGCCATGGAACAACAATGTGTATCAATTGCAAAAGCTGGACTGGTAGCAAGTCTATCAGCACGCACTTCTATTTTAGCTGCAGCTAACCCTGTTGGGGGTCATTACAA CCGGGCGAAAACTGTGAATgaaaacttgaagatgagtgcCGCTCTTCTCTCGAgatttgatttagtttttatattgctGGACAAACCTGACGAATTTCTGGATAAGAGAGTCTCGGAGCACATCATATCG CTTCATGGTGGATGTGGGGAACGTGCGTCTGCAGCAAAAAGACTACGTAAAG ATATATCTCCTTTGGCTTTAAAGAATGTAGTAACGGAGAATGACGGAAAAGGAGATGTTGGGTCAAAACGTGAGTCTTTAGTTTCAAGACTGAGATTGGACAAAGCGAAAGACGGCGATTTTGTACCATTACCTGGTCAACTTCTGCGCAAATATATAGCATATGCAAGAACTTTTGTGTTCCCCAG GATGTCAAAGCCCGCAGCAGACATCTTgcagaaattttatttaaaactgCGTGACGAGAATACATCAGGGGATGGTACGCCAATTACAGCTAGACAGCTGGAAAGTTTGGTGAGGCTGGCAGAAGCTCGAGCACGGGTCGACCTCAGGGAAGAAATTACAGTACAAGATGCCATG GATGTGGTGGAAATAATGAAGGAATCCCTTTATGACAAGTACGTAGATGAACATGGGGTCCTGGATTTTGGTCGAAGTGGGGGAATGAGTAAACAGAAAGAAGCCAAGCGATTTCTGAGTGCACTCAACAAGCAATCAGAGTTGCAGCAGAAAGACTGTTTCTCTATCTCG GAAATATATAGCTTAGCAGATAAAATTGGCCTACGAGTACCTGACATTGATACCTTCATAGAAAATCTTAACAGTGTTGGATATCTGCTTAAGAAGGGGCCAAAGACATTCCAG GTTCTGTCCTCATCGTACACCAGTCAATCGACAAGGTCAAGAGGATAA
- the LOC120090413 gene encoding probable DNA helicase MCM8 isoform X1 encodes MEQTFSDFNIAGDILDLYFPRTVFTVENGWLNLISQLIFFFSSPAGRHLSSQAIDDGRGIFILSIDFQQFRKICDRREFYIMLEENPKVALKCMSAAIHQVMRTKWVHNLEDVTKILVRLHNYSESMLALKNLKAAYIDKLVSVRGTVVKVSTVKPLVVQMSFDCAKCKSNITRIFPDGKFSPPSFCELDGCKSKTFNPIRSTAEAIDFQKIRLQELTKPDDHEEGRVPRTVECELTEDLVDACIPGDVVTVTGIIRVINNYMDIGGGKSKSKNQGFYYLYLEAVSIKNSKSQSTPEELQDSNSNARATELLDLFSFSPRDLEFIVKFSGECGPDVFRQILQSICPSIYGHELVKAGITLALFGGVRKHSKDQNKVPVRGDIHVIVVGDPGLGKSQLLQAAAAVSPRGIYVCGNATTKAGLTVAVVRDSMTNDYAFEAGAMVLADGGLCCIDEFDKMSAEHQALLEAMEQQCVSIAKAGLVASLSARTSILAAANPVGGHYNRAKTVNENLKMSAALLSRFDLVFILLDKPDEFLDKRVSEHIISLHGGCGERASAAKRLRKDISPLALKNVVTENDGKGDVGSKRESLVSRLRLDKAKDGDFVPLPGQLLRKYIAYARTFVFPRMSKPAADILQKFYLKLRDENTSGDGTPITARQLESLVRLAEARARVDLREEITVQDAMDVVEIMKESLYDKYVDEHGVLDFGRSGGMSKQKEAKRFLSALNKQSELQQKDCFSISEIYSLADKIGLRVPDIDTFIENLNSVGYLLKKGPKTFQVLSSSYTSQSTRSRG; translated from the exons ATGGAGCAAACGTTTTCAGACTTCAACATTGCTGGAGATATCTTGGATTTATACTTTCCCCGAACTGTCTTCACTGTCGAAAATGGATGGCTTAACCTCATTTCTCagctcattttctttttctcttctccgGCAGGTCGACATCTCTCTTCACAG GCTATCGATGATGGTCGTGGCATCTTTATTTTGTCAATTGACTTTCAACAGTTCCGGAAGATTTGCGATCGACGTGAGTTTTACATAATGCTAGAGGAAAATCCTAAAGTTGCTCTCAAATGTATGAGTGCTGCAATTCATCAG GTAATGAGGACCAAGTGGGTGCACAATTTAGAAGATGTCACAAAAATTCTAGTCCGATTGCACAACTATTCGGAATCTATGCTTGCTTTGAAGAACTTGAAGGCCGCATATATTG ACAAGCTTGTATCAGTGCGTGGTACTGTTGTTAAAGTTAGCACTGTGAAGCCCTTGGTGGTGCAAATGAGCTTTGATTGTGCAAAGTGTAAAAGCAATATTACACGCATCTTTCCTGATGGTAAGTTTTCGCCTCCATCGTTTTGTGAGTTGGATGGGTGTAAAAGCAAAACATTCAATCCTATTCGATCGACCGCTGAAGCAATCGACTTTCAAAAAATACG ATTGCAAGAACTCACTAAACCTGATGATCATGAAGAAGGCAGGGTGCCTCGAACTGTAGAATGTGAACTGACTGAAGACCTAGTTGACGCATGCATCCCTGGAGATGTTGTCACTGTTACTGGGATTATAAGAGTAATTAATAATTACATGGATATTGGAGGAG GAAAATCGAAGAGCAAAAACCAAGGATTTTACTATTTGTATCTGGAGGCCGTTTCAATAAAAAATTCCAAGTCACAGTCTACACCTGAGGAGTTGCAAGATTCCAATTCTAATGCAAGAGCAACCGAGTTGCTCGATTTATTCTCATTCTCCCCAAGAGATTTGGAATTTATTGTGAAATTCTCTGGGGAATGTGGTCCGGATGTCTTCCGTCAAATACTTCAATCCATTTGCCCATCCATCTATGGACATGAACTTGTTAAAG CGGGAATAACACTAGCACTATTTGGTGGTGTACGAAAGCATTCAAAAGACCAGAATAAAGTTCCTGTTAGAGGAGATATTCATGTCATAGTAGTTG GTGATCCTGGACTTGGCAAAAGTCAACTACTGCAAGCGGCTGCAGCTGTTTCTCCACGTGGTATTTATGTTTGTGGTAATGCAACAACCAAGGCCGGCCTAACTGTAGCTGTTGTGAGGGATTCCATGACAAATGACTATGCTTTTGAGGCTG GGGCTATGGTACTTGCAGATGGTGGATTATGTTGCATAGATGAGTTCGATAAAATGTCTGCAGAACATCAG GCCCTACTGGAAGCCATGGAACAACAATGTGTATCAATTGCAAAAGCTGGACTGGTAGCAAGTCTATCAGCACGCACTTCTATTTTAGCTGCAGCTAACCCTGTTGGGGGTCATTACAA CCGGGCGAAAACTGTGAATgaaaacttgaagatgagtgcCGCTCTTCTCTCGAgatttgatttagtttttatattgctGGACAAACCTGACGAATTTCTGGATAAGAGAGTCTCGGAGCACATCATATCG CTTCATGGTGGATGTGGGGAACGTGCGTCTGCAGCAAAAAGACTACGTAAAG ATATATCTCCTTTGGCTTTAAAGAATGTAGTAACGGAGAATGACGGAAAAGGAGATGTTGGGTCAAAACGTGAGTCTTTAGTTTCAAGACTGAGATTGGACAAAGCGAAAGACGGCGATTTTGTACCATTACCTGGTCAACTTCTGCGCAAATATATAGCATATGCAAGAACTTTTGTGTTCCCCAG GATGTCAAAGCCCGCAGCAGACATCTTgcagaaattttatttaaaactgCGTGACGAGAATACATCAGGGGATGGTACGCCAATTACAGCTAGACAGCTGGAAAGTTTGGTGAGGCTGGCAGAAGCTCGAGCACGGGTCGACCTCAGGGAAGAAATTACAGTACAAGATGCCATG GATGTGGTGGAAATAATGAAGGAATCCCTTTATGACAAGTACGTAGATGAACATGGGGTCCTGGATTTTGGTCGAAGTGGGGGAATGAGTAAACAGAAAGAAGCCAAGCGATTTCTGAGTGCACTCAACAAGCAATCAGAGTTGCAGCAGAAAGACTGTTTCTCTATCTCG GAAATATATAGCTTAGCAGATAAAATTGGCCTACGAGTACCTGACATTGATACCTTCATAGAAAATCTTAACAGTGTTGGATATCTGCTTAAGAAGGGGCCAAAGACATTCCAG GTTCTGTCCTCATCGTACACCAGTCAATCGACAAGGTCAAGAGGATAA
- the LOC120090413 gene encoding probable DNA helicase MCM8 isoform X3, whose product MRTKWVHNLEDVTKILVRLHNYSESMLALKNLKAAYIDKLVSVRGTVVKVSTVKPLVVQMSFDCAKCKSNITRIFPDGKFSPPSFCELDGCKSKTFNPIRSTAEAIDFQKIRLQELTKPDDHEEGRVPRTVECELTEDLVDACIPGDVVTVTGIIRVINNYMDIGGGKSKSKNQGFYYLYLEAVSIKNSKSQSTPEELQDSNSNARATELLDLFSFSPRDLEFIVKFSGECGPDVFRQILQSICPSIYGHELVKAGITLALFGGVRKHSKDQNKVPVRGDIHVIVVGDPGLGKSQLLQAAAAVSPRGIYVCGNATTKAGLTVAVVRDSMTNDYAFEAGAMVLADGGLCCIDEFDKMSAEHQALLEAMEQQCVSIAKAGLVASLSARTSILAAANPVGGHYNRAKTVNENLKMSAALLSRFDLVFILLDKPDEFLDKRVSEHIISLHGGCGERASAAKRLRKDISPLALKNVVTENDGKGDVGSKRESLVSRLRLDKAKDGDFVPLPGQLLRKYIAYARTFVFPRMSKPAADILQKFYLKLRDENTSGDGTPITARQLESLVRLAEARARVDLREEITVQDAMDVVEIMKESLYDKYVDEHGVLDFGRSGGMSKQKEAKRFLSALNKQSELQQKDCFSISEIYSLADKIGLRVPDIDTFIENLNSVGYLLKKGPKTFQVLSSSYTSQSTRSRG is encoded by the exons ATGAGGACCAAGTGGGTGCACAATTTAGAAGATGTCACAAAAATTCTAGTCCGATTGCACAACTATTCGGAATCTATGCTTGCTTTGAAGAACTTGAAGGCCGCATATATTG ACAAGCTTGTATCAGTGCGTGGTACTGTTGTTAAAGTTAGCACTGTGAAGCCCTTGGTGGTGCAAATGAGCTTTGATTGTGCAAAGTGTAAAAGCAATATTACACGCATCTTTCCTGATGGTAAGTTTTCGCCTCCATCGTTTTGTGAGTTGGATGGGTGTAAAAGCAAAACATTCAATCCTATTCGATCGACCGCTGAAGCAATCGACTTTCAAAAAATACG ATTGCAAGAACTCACTAAACCTGATGATCATGAAGAAGGCAGGGTGCCTCGAACTGTAGAATGTGAACTGACTGAAGACCTAGTTGACGCATGCATCCCTGGAGATGTTGTCACTGTTACTGGGATTATAAGAGTAATTAATAATTACATGGATATTGGAGGAG GAAAATCGAAGAGCAAAAACCAAGGATTTTACTATTTGTATCTGGAGGCCGTTTCAATAAAAAATTCCAAGTCACAGTCTACACCTGAGGAGTTGCAAGATTCCAATTCTAATGCAAGAGCAACCGAGTTGCTCGATTTATTCTCATTCTCCCCAAGAGATTTGGAATTTATTGTGAAATTCTCTGGGGAATGTGGTCCGGATGTCTTCCGTCAAATACTTCAATCCATTTGCCCATCCATCTATGGACATGAACTTGTTAAAG CGGGAATAACACTAGCACTATTTGGTGGTGTACGAAAGCATTCAAAAGACCAGAATAAAGTTCCTGTTAGAGGAGATATTCATGTCATAGTAGTTG GTGATCCTGGACTTGGCAAAAGTCAACTACTGCAAGCGGCTGCAGCTGTTTCTCCACGTGGTATTTATGTTTGTGGTAATGCAACAACCAAGGCCGGCCTAACTGTAGCTGTTGTGAGGGATTCCATGACAAATGACTATGCTTTTGAGGCTG GGGCTATGGTACTTGCAGATGGTGGATTATGTTGCATAGATGAGTTCGATAAAATGTCTGCAGAACATCAG GCCCTACTGGAAGCCATGGAACAACAATGTGTATCAATTGCAAAAGCTGGACTGGTAGCAAGTCTATCAGCACGCACTTCTATTTTAGCTGCAGCTAACCCTGTTGGGGGTCATTACAA CCGGGCGAAAACTGTGAATgaaaacttgaagatgagtgcCGCTCTTCTCTCGAgatttgatttagtttttatattgctGGACAAACCTGACGAATTTCTGGATAAGAGAGTCTCGGAGCACATCATATCG CTTCATGGTGGATGTGGGGAACGTGCGTCTGCAGCAAAAAGACTACGTAAAG ATATATCTCCTTTGGCTTTAAAGAATGTAGTAACGGAGAATGACGGAAAAGGAGATGTTGGGTCAAAACGTGAGTCTTTAGTTTCAAGACTGAGATTGGACAAAGCGAAAGACGGCGATTTTGTACCATTACCTGGTCAACTTCTGCGCAAATATATAGCATATGCAAGAACTTTTGTGTTCCCCAG GATGTCAAAGCCCGCAGCAGACATCTTgcagaaattttatttaaaactgCGTGACGAGAATACATCAGGGGATGGTACGCCAATTACAGCTAGACAGCTGGAAAGTTTGGTGAGGCTGGCAGAAGCTCGAGCACGGGTCGACCTCAGGGAAGAAATTACAGTACAAGATGCCATG GATGTGGTGGAAATAATGAAGGAATCCCTTTATGACAAGTACGTAGATGAACATGGGGTCCTGGATTTTGGTCGAAGTGGGGGAATGAGTAAACAGAAAGAAGCCAAGCGATTTCTGAGTGCACTCAACAAGCAATCAGAGTTGCAGCAGAAAGACTGTTTCTCTATCTCG GAAATATATAGCTTAGCAGATAAAATTGGCCTACGAGTACCTGACATTGATACCTTCATAGAAAATCTTAACAGTGTTGGATATCTGCTTAAGAAGGGGCCAAAGACATTCCAG GTTCTGTCCTCATCGTACACCAGTCAATCGACAAGGTCAAGAGGATAA